CTAATGATTTGGTTCGAGAGATACCCGTTGATCTTATCTCTCCCAACCCTTATCAACCAAGAACGTATTTTAATGAAGAAGCACTACAAGAACTTAGTGATTCCATCAAACAACACGGCCTTTTACAGCCGATTATCGTTGTCAAGAAAGATGACCGATTTATCCTCTTAGCAGGAGAGCGCAGACTTCGTGCTACCAAACTCGCAGGCATTGATAGAATCAAAGCCATTATTGCAGATATCAAATCACAACATCTTAGAGAACTTGCCTTAATCGAAAATATTCAAAGAGAAGATTTAAACCCAATCGAATTGGCGATTTCCTACAAAGAATTAATCGAAGAGTACAATATAACACAAGAAGGTTTAGCCGGAATTATCCACAAAAGCAGAACACAAATTACCAATACGATTCGATTACTCTCTCTTGCCAAAAAAACACAAGAATTACTCTCAAGTGGCAAATTATCACAAGGACATGCTAAAATCATCGTAGGATTGTCTCCCGAAGATGAAAAAGATGTCGTCAATACTATTTTAGGTCAAAAACTTAGCGTCAGAGATACAGAACTACTAGTCAAAAAGATTAAAACACAAGAAAAACCGACAGACAAAAAGAAACGGCCGATTCCAATCGAGCAAGAGAGTTTAAAAAGTCTTAAAGTTAAATTATTTGAATTAGGCTTTAAAAGCAAAATAAGTCACAATAGTATCACTATTACGCTTGATGATGAAGAAAAAATAGAGAGTTTTTTCAAAAGATTATCGTAAAATTTTCTGTTTAATCAAATAATATAAATATTTATGGTAAAATCCGTAAATTTTGAATGTTCTAATCAAATATTATCTCAAAGGGAAGGAGTAAAAATATGCATTTGGATGTTATACCGCAGCTTTTATTAGTGACCGGTGTTATTTTTTTAATTTTATTGGTCGTACTCAATAAGACACTGTATAGACCACTATTGAATTTTATGGAGAATCGGGATAAATCCATAAAAAGAGATTTGGAAAACACGGGCAAAAATAGTAGTGATATTTTAGCGTATCAAGAAGAAGCAAATAAAATTATTTTAGATGCTAAGATGGAAGCGAGCAAAATCAAAGAGGG
This genomic window from Sulfurospirillum sp. 1612 contains:
- a CDS encoding ParB/RepB/Spo0J family partition protein; this encodes MNAKKALGRGLSAIIDDVEEAYRQDIEDSIDDSNDLVREIPVDLISPNPYQPRTYFNEEALQELSDSIKQHGLLQPIIVVKKDDRFILLAGERRLRATKLAGIDRIKAIIADIKSQHLRELALIENIQREDLNPIELAISYKELIEEYNITQEGLAGIIHKSRTQITNTIRLLSLAKKTQELLSSGKLSQGHAKIIVGLSPEDEKDVVNTILGQKLSVRDTELLVKKIKTQEKPTDKKKRPIPIEQESLKSLKVKLFELGFKSKISHNSITITLDDEEKIESFFKRLS
- a CDS encoding F0F1 ATP synthase subunit B family protein; translated protein: MHLDVIPQLLLVTGVIFLILLVVLNKTLYRPLLNFMENRDKSIKRDLENTGKNSSDILAYQEEANKIILDAKMEASKIKEGVIGTVKEEASKKIEESKASIEKEYEKFLDELRAQKTELKSALIANMPAFDEGIKSKLSQI